One part of the Cyanobacterium stanieri LEGE 03274 genome encodes these proteins:
- a CDS encoding response regulator transcription factor: MSKILVVENEQKLIKFLQEGLKYQGYEVIVAEDGVIGLTMARESRPDLIIIDGILPGLSGLEVSRRLRLSGERVPIILLSAQDEINDRVAGLDAGVDDYLVKPFSIEDLLIRLKACLRRSNEDDPDLLRFLDLSLNRRTREIKRGDRTIELTATEYDLLEYLISNSREVLTREQILQRVWGYNFGGDSNIIEVYVRYLRLKLEANKEKRLIQTVRGVGYVLKE, translated from the coding sequence ATGAGTAAAATATTAGTTGTTGAAAATGAGCAAAAATTAATTAAGTTTTTGCAAGAAGGATTAAAATATCAAGGTTACGAAGTGATTGTAGCCGAAGATGGGGTAATTGGTTTAACCATGGCTAGGGAATCTCGGCCAGATTTGATTATCATTGATGGTATTTTACCAGGTTTATCGGGGTTAGAAGTATCCCGTCGTTTAAGATTAAGCGGTGAAAGAGTGCCCATAATTCTGTTAAGCGCCCAGGATGAAATTAATGATAGGGTGGCAGGATTGGATGCGGGGGTTGATGATTATTTGGTTAAGCCTTTTAGTATTGAAGATTTATTGATTAGGTTAAAGGCTTGTTTACGCCGTAGTAATGAAGATGACCCAGATTTATTACGGTTTCTTGATCTTAGCTTAAATCGTCGCACTCGAGAAATAAAAAGGGGCGATCGCACCATAGAACTAACCGCAACGGAGTATGATTTACTAGAGTATCTTATCTCCAATTCTAGGGAAGTGTTAACCCGTGAACAAATATTACAAAGGGTTTGGGGTTATAACTTTGGGGGAGACTCCAACATCATCGAAGTTTATGTACGCTACTTACGTTTAAAGTTAGAAGCTAACAAAGAAAAAAGATTAATCCAAACCGTTAGGGGAGTGGGTTACGTTTTAAAAGAATAA
- a CDS encoding four-carbon acid sugar kinase family protein produces MNKQPKIIVLDDDPTGSQTVHSCLLLMQWDVDTLRDGLRDESPIFFILTNTRALNPQEAQRTTQEVCRNLKSAIALENIEEYVIVSRSDSTLRGHYPIETDTIAQELGDFDAHFLIPAFFEGGRITRHSTHYLIIDGVETPVHETEFAQDSVFGYSYSYLPDYVNEKTKGKIKPEEVQCFLLEDIRKGTQERLRKLNHNQCCAVDAEKQSDLDKFAQDLLTVAREGKKFLFRSAASILTSLAGVGKQPIEAENMGKYKPTDNTGVILVGSHVKKTTQQLNQLLQQPEIIGIEIDVVLLRDNPNSRQEIITQALEKVNQALSNSKTPAIYTSREELTFADIATRLEFGKQVSSLLMEIVKGLPQDIGFLISKGGITSNDVLSDGLSLKEARLLGQILPGCSVITTPPNHSLFPNLPVVLFPGNVGDKDGLVTAYKRLNG; encoded by the coding sequence ATGAATAAACAACCTAAAATAATTGTATTAGACGATGACCCCACAGGTTCTCAAACCGTCCATAGTTGCTTATTATTAATGCAGTGGGATGTAGATACCCTCCGAGATGGCTTACGGGATGAATCCCCCATTTTCTTTATCCTCACCAACACTAGGGCATTAAATCCCCAAGAAGCTCAACGCACTACCCAAGAAGTATGTCGTAATCTCAAAAGTGCGATCGCCCTTGAAAACATCGAAGAATACGTCATCGTCAGTCGCTCAGACTCTACCCTAAGGGGGCATTATCCCATCGAAACCGATACCATTGCCCAAGAATTAGGAGATTTTGACGCTCATTTTCTCATCCCAGCCTTTTTTGAAGGGGGCAGAATTACCCGCCATAGCACCCATTATCTCATCATCGATGGAGTAGAAACCCCCGTCCATGAAACAGAATTCGCCCAAGACTCAGTATTTGGTTATAGTTACAGCTATTTACCCGACTACGTCAACGAAAAAACTAAGGGAAAAATAAAACCAGAAGAAGTGCAATGCTTCCTATTAGAAGACATTAGAAAAGGCACTCAAGAAAGACTCAGAAAACTAAATCATAATCAGTGTTGTGCCGTTGATGCCGAAAAACAAAGCGACTTAGATAAATTCGCCCAAGACTTACTCACCGTTGCCAGAGAAGGGAAAAAATTTCTTTTCCGTAGTGCCGCTAGTATCTTAACCTCCCTTGCAGGGGTAGGCAAACAGCCCATCGAAGCTGAAAATATGGGTAAATATAAACCCACCGATAACACTGGAGTTATTTTAGTCGGTTCTCACGTAAAAAAAACCACCCAACAACTAAATCAATTATTACAACAACCCGAAATCATAGGTATCGAAATAGACGTAGTATTACTGCGAGATAATCCCAACTCTCGACAGGAAATCATTACCCAAGCCCTAGAAAAAGTCAACCAAGCCCTATCAAACAGTAAAACTCCTGCCATTTATACCAGCAGAGAAGAATTAACCTTTGCCGACATCGCCACCCGTTTAGAATTTGGGAAACAAGTATCTAGCCTCTTAATGGAAATTGTCAAAGGATTACCCCAAGACATCGGCTTTTTAATCAGTAAAGGGGGAATTACTTCCAATGATGTTTTAAGTGATGGTTTAAGCCTCAAAGAAGCCCGACTACTCGGGCAAATATTACCAGGATGCTCAGTAATTACTACCCCCCCTAATCATAGTTTATTTCCTAATCTGCCTGTGGTTTTATTCCCCGGTAACGTGGGAGATAAGGATGGTTTAGTTACAGCTTATAAGCGTTTGAATGGTTAA
- a CDS encoding CoB--CoM heterodisulfide reductase iron-sulfur subunit B family protein — protein sequence MLRYAYFPGCVAQGACRELDTSTKAISKTLEIELIELKKASCCGSGTFKEDSNLLEDSVNARNIALAESLNLPLLTHCSTCQGVIGHVDERLKDAKKNNPAYLQEINGFLSKENCSPYQGSTEVKHILWALISDYGLDALQKKVTKSLKGLRCASFYGCYLLRVQKNLPFDNPFNPQSMEDVFKVLGATPVYYDGRIKCCGWPLSSYATKQSFMMAGNNLLDAMAKGADCIVTPCPLCHLNLDSRQPEVARVVGQKLDIPILHLPQLIGLALGIPAQKLGLNNHVVSTKKVLEKINF from the coding sequence ATGCTTCGCTATGCCTACTTTCCCGGTTGTGTTGCCCAGGGGGCTTGTCGAGAATTAGATACATCAACCAAAGCCATTAGCAAAACCCTAGAAATTGAACTAATCGAACTAAAAAAAGCCTCCTGCTGTGGCTCAGGTACTTTTAAAGAAGACTCGAACCTATTAGAAGATTCGGTTAATGCCCGTAATATTGCCCTAGCAGAGTCTCTCAATTTACCCTTACTTACCCACTGTAGCACCTGTCAAGGGGTCATTGGTCATGTGGATGAAAGACTTAAAGACGCTAAAAAAAATAATCCCGCTTATCTACAGGAAATCAATGGCTTTTTAAGTAAAGAAAATTGTTCCCCCTATCAAGGTAGCACAGAGGTAAAACACATCCTTTGGGCTTTAATTAGTGATTATGGTTTAGATGCCCTCCAAAAAAAAGTTACTAAATCCTTAAAAGGTTTGAGATGTGCTTCTTTTTATGGTTGTTATCTTTTGAGGGTACAAAAAAACCTCCCTTTCGATAATCCCTTTAATCCTCAATCCATGGAAGATGTTTTTAAAGTATTAGGTGCTACCCCTGTATATTATGATGGTAGGATAAAATGTTGTGGTTGGCCCCTTTCTAGTTATGCCACTAAACAATCTTTTATGATGGCGGGGAATAACCTTCTTGATGCCATGGCTAAGGGCGCTGATTGTATTGTTACCCCTTGCCCGTTGTGTCATCTAAACCTAGACTCTCGACAACCAGAAGTGGCGAGGGTAGTTGGGCAAAAATTAGATATTCCGATTTTACACTTACCCCAATTAATTGGTTTAGCTTTGGGAATTCCTGCTCAAAAATTAGGATTAAATAATCATGTGGTTTCCACTAAAAAAGTATTAGAAAAAATTAATTTTTAA
- a CDS encoding 2-phosphosulfolactate phosphatase family protein: protein MKISVYHTPESTPEGQIPDCAVVIDVLRATTTIATALSAGAESVRAFSDINLLLTESESLSSDKRLRLGERGGKKVESCDMGNSPLDCTPQVVKDKQLFISTTNGTRALQRVQDANVVVTGAMINLGAVVDFLAGKNPENVWLVGSGWEGGYSLEDTVCAGAIASRLIEDYNIEMIGNDEVISAIALYQQWQKDLVKLFTFASHGQRLLRLNLVDDLKYCAQTNIIDTLPIQQQKGSLLFKAQ from the coding sequence GTGAAAATTTCTGTTTATCATACCCCTGAGTCAACCCCTGAAGGTCAAATTCCTGATTGTGCGGTGGTTATTGACGTACTTCGGGCGACTACGACTATTGCTACGGCTTTAAGTGCAGGGGCTGAGTCGGTAAGGGCTTTTAGTGATATTAATTTATTGTTGACAGAAAGTGAGTCTTTGTCGTCGGATAAAAGATTGAGATTAGGGGAAAGGGGCGGAAAAAAGGTAGAGTCTTGTGATATGGGTAATTCTCCCCTAGATTGTACTCCTCAGGTGGTTAAGGATAAGCAATTATTTATTAGCACAACCAATGGCACTAGGGCGTTACAGAGGGTGCAAGATGCTAATGTGGTGGTTACTGGGGCGATGATTAATTTGGGTGCTGTGGTGGATTTTTTAGCTGGTAAAAACCCTGAAAATGTCTGGTTGGTGGGCTCTGGTTGGGAGGGGGGTTATTCCCTTGAGGATACTGTTTGTGCTGGGGCGATCGCCTCTAGGCTTATTGAGGACTATAATATTGAGATGATTGGTAATGATGAGGTTATAAGTGCGATCGCCCTTTACCAACAATGGCAAAAAGATTTAGTAAAATTATTTACCTTCGCTAGTCACGGACAAAGATTATTAAGACTCAACTTGGTGGATGATTTAAAATATTGCGCCCAAACCAACATCATTGATACCCTTCCCATACAACAACAAAAAGGAAGTTTATTATTTAAGGCTCAATAA
- a CDS encoding molybdenum cofactor biosynthesis protein MoaE has product MAQLSQTIAHHSESLKISFAPLSISEVYQLAECPDNGAVVVMSGTVRNQTEGKPVTYLEYQAYEPMAINIFRSICDRIYSQWKDTKTIIIHHRIGKLSIGEISVLVAVGCPHRAEAFEACRYAIDTLKHNAPIWKKEHFQDGATSWVSIGACEEFNHSNAYKL; this is encoded by the coding sequence ATGGCACAATTATCCCAAACAATAGCCCACCATTCAGAATCCCTGAAAATAAGTTTCGCACCTTTATCTATTTCCGAGGTTTATCAATTGGCAGAATGCCCCGATAATGGGGCAGTGGTTGTTATGAGTGGCACTGTGCGTAATCAAACCGAAGGTAAGCCGGTTACATATTTAGAGTATCAAGCCTATGAACCCATGGCAATTAATATTTTTCGGTCAATTTGCGATCGCATTTACAGCCAATGGAAAGACACAAAAACAATCATCATTCATCATCGTATCGGTAAATTAAGCATCGGTGAAATCAGTGTATTAGTAGCCGTAGGTTGCCCCCACCGTGCAGAAGCCTTTGAAGCCTGTCGCTATGCCATAGATACCCTCAAACACAACGCCCCTATCTGGAAAAAAGAACATTTCCAAGACGGTGCCACCAGTTGGGTAAGCATCGGGGCTTGTGAGGAATTTAACCATTCAAACGCTTATAAGCTGTAA